One window of the Candidatus Zixiibacteriota bacterium genome contains the following:
- the hemE gene encoding Uroporphyrinogen decarboxylase, whose protein sequence is MTKKELFLANARGEWTEQTPIWIMRQAGRYLPEYREIKKNMTFEQLCRTPKAAAEVTAQPFEILGLDAAIIFSDILLILEPLGVSLKFDPGPIISPILERPNQVENFREFDAASKLSFVGDALVEARKRIGEDIPLLGFCGAPFTVFAYLCGTRGAKDFHKTVQFLANYPNQGKQVLERLATLSIQYLKMQAAAGADAVQVFDTWAGELAEDEFSEWSLPYLKRIVGELSRAGIVSSIYIKGSYHLIKRMNDMKANIISLDWRVPMNEAVKVLAPKALQGNLDPHLLLGKRELVIKKAEQILEEMSSYPGFIFNLGHGILPETPVDNVKALVATVHNFKRTR, encoded by the coding sequence ATGACTAAGAAAGAACTATTCCTGGCCAATGCCAGAGGGGAGTGGACGGAACAGACCCCGATATGGATAATGCGTCAGGCGGGGCGGTATCTTCCCGAATACCGGGAAATCAAGAAAAATATGACGTTTGAACAACTCTGCCGGACCCCCAAGGCGGCGGCGGAGGTGACGGCGCAGCCGTTTGAAATTCTTGGCCTGGATGCGGCCATAATATTTTCGGACATCCTTCTTATTCTGGAGCCGCTGGGAGTGAGTTTGAAATTCGACCCGGGTCCGATAATTTCCCCCATACTCGAGAGACCGAATCAAGTTGAAAATTTCAGGGAATTCGATGCGGCATCGAAACTATCTTTTGTCGGCGATGCCCTGGTCGAAGCGAGAAAAAGAATCGGTGAAGATATTCCGCTGTTGGGATTCTGCGGCGCGCCTTTTACGGTTTTCGCCTATTTATGCGGCACCAGGGGGGCCAAGGATTTTCACAAGACGGTGCAATTTCTGGCAAATTATCCCAACCAGGGGAAGCAGGTTCTGGAGCGATTGGCGACCCTCAGCATTCAATATTTGAAAATGCAGGCGGCAGCCGGAGCGGATGCCGTTCAGGTGTTTGATACCTGGGCTGGGGAATTGGCCGAAGATGAATTTTCCGAATGGTCGTTGCCTTATCTGAAGAGAATTGTCGGCGAATTGTCACGGGCCGGGATAGTTTCAAGCATTTATATCAAGGGGTCGTATCATTTGATTAAGCGAATGAATGATATGAAAGCGAATATCATAAGTTTGGACTGGCGGGTGCCTATGAATGAAGCGGTAAAAGTCCTGGCGCCAAAAGCTTTGCAGGGGAATCTGGATCCCCATCTGCTCCTGGGTAAGCGGGAATTAGTGATAAAGAAGGCCGAGCAGATATTGGAGGAGATGTCGTCATATCCGGGCTTTATTTTCAATCTCGGCCACGGGATACTTCCCGAAACGCCGGTGGATAATGTCAAAGCCCTGGTGGCGACGGTGCATAATTTTAAGAGGACGAGATAA
- the hemB gene encoding Delta-aminolevulinic acid dehydratase, protein MKMLNRPRRLRSNKIIRDLSAEIRLDPRKMIQPYFISERGTKRTEISSMPGIYRDPADKFVEAFQADFDLGINKIMLFGVVTSKDGRASLADDKDNPVNSVTRQLKEKFGDDIFVAVDVCLCEYTDSGHCGLIKNNQIDNDSTLERLADMALAAVKSGADCLGPSDMMDGRIGHIRARLEEHGYQDRIIMAYTAKYASSYYGPFRDAAESAPKFGDRKSYQMDFRNRREALRELEFDLAEGADIVMVKPALAYLDIISMFRENSDVPVAAYNVSGEYTMAKLMAKEGMAIERDLVTENLSGIFRAGADMILTYHLRDILQNGWHNG, encoded by the coding sequence ATGAAAATGTTGAATCGTCCCAGAAGGCTGCGTAGCAATAAAATCATTCGGGATCTGTCAGCCGAAATCAGGCTGGATCCGAGAAAAATGATACAGCCATATTTTATCAGCGAAAGAGGGACTAAAAGGACAGAGATCTCTTCCATGCCGGGGATATATCGCGATCCTGCAGATAAATTTGTGGAAGCGTTCCAGGCCGATTTTGACCTCGGCATCAATAAAATCATGCTGTTCGGAGTGGTGACATCGAAGGACGGCCGAGCTTCACTTGCCGATGATAAGGATAATCCTGTTAACAGTGTTACCAGGCAATTGAAAGAAAAATTTGGTGACGATATATTCGTTGCTGTCGATGTCTGCCTGTGCGAGTATACCGATAGCGGGCATTGTGGTCTGATCAAAAATAATCAGATTGACAATGATTCCACGCTTGAGAGACTGGCAGATATGGCGCTGGCCGCGGTGAAGTCGGGAGCCGATTGTTTGGGACCGTCGGATATGATGGACGGGCGGATCGGACATATTCGGGCCAGATTGGAGGAGCACGGCTATCAGGACAGAATCATTATGGCTTATACGGCCAAGTATGCTTCGAGCTATTACGGACCGTTCCGCGATGCCGCCGAAAGCGCCCCTAAATTCGGGGATCGCAAAAGTTACCAGATGGATTTCCGGAATCGGCGGGAAGCATTAAGGGAGCTGGAATTTGATCTGGCGGAGGGCGCCGATATTGTGATGGTCAAACCGGCTCTGGCCTATCTTGATATTATCAGTATGTTCCGAGAAAATTCCGATGTTCCGGTCGCGGCCTATAATGTCTCGGGAGAATACACGATGGCGAAATTGATGGCAAAGGAAGGGATGGCAATTGAAAGAGATTTGGTCACGGAGAATCTGAGTGGTATTTTCAGAGCCGGGGCCGACATGATCCTTACCTATCATTTGAGGGATATTTTGCAGAACGGGTGGCACAATGGTTAA
- a CDS encoding putative Glutamyl-tRNA reductase (Evidence 3 : Putative function from multiple computational evidences; Product type e : enzyme): protein MKEAISKIACVSTRLGKASIALLEALTIPEALRKEKLESLKSHLGVSELLYLATCNRVEFLVVTPFASTDVAALRNRILDFFFDKMNLSEQTEFEPDNFRLFSGREAVKHIFEVAASLDSVVIGEAQILGQVKEAHKFCQDNGLSGNALDRLFSAAYKGAKIVRTDTDLGKRPVSMASLVGLRTDEILAESPAATIAIIGSGPMTPKMADIIRKNHHNKIYFVNRTVSKVESFAEKYDGQAIELADFLDGKFKADIIITSTSSPEPIITSGGLMNLMAGKNKIYAFDLAIPRDFEAALGDSDNLEIWNLEKLNILAQKNRRERFRLVDQASRLLEDQIKQYIQKEITQMISPLFDSALDESMAMAQEGLSNLFKSKLSHLSSNDQELLVYWSKKVLARACYLPAKQLAAHIADNDFDQDLRLSFIPKSAR, encoded by the coding sequence ATGAAAGAAGCCATATCTAAGATTGCCTGCGTTTCGACGAGATTGGGGAAGGCCTCAATTGCCCTTCTGGAAGCGCTGACTATCCCGGAAGCTTTAAGAAAAGAGAAATTGGAGTCTCTGAAGAGCCATCTTGGGGTGTCGGAATTGCTGTATTTGGCGACCTGCAACCGGGTAGAGTTCTTAGTGGTTACGCCTTTTGCGTCGACCGATGTGGCCGCGTTGCGGAACCGGATTCTGGATTTCTTTTTTGATAAGATGAATCTGTCGGAGCAGACGGAATTTGAACCGGACAATTTCCGACTTTTTTCGGGTCGAGAAGCGGTCAAGCATATTTTTGAAGTAGCGGCCTCGCTTGATTCGGTGGTGATCGGGGAAGCGCAGATTCTCGGTCAAGTAAAAGAGGCGCATAAGTTTTGTCAGGATAATGGCTTGAGCGGGAACGCTTTGGATCGGCTATTTTCGGCGGCCTACAAGGGGGCCAAAATTGTCCGCACCGACACCGATTTGGGCAAGCGGCCGGTATCCATGGCTTCGCTAGTGGGATTGAGGACCGATGAGATTCTGGCGGAAAGCCCGGCTGCCACTATTGCCATTATAGGTTCGGGTCCGATGACTCCGAAGATGGCCGATATTATCAGAAAGAATCACCATAACAAAATATATTTCGTTAATAGAACCGTTTCCAAAGTCGAATCATTTGCGGAAAAATATGACGGCCAGGCCATAGAGTTGGCGGATTTTTTGGACGGCAAATTCAAAGCCGACATTATTATTACTTCAACTTCCAGTCCGGAACCTATTATCACTTCGGGCGGTTTAATGAATTTGATGGCGGGCAAGAATAAAATTTATGCCTTTGATCTGGCGATACCGCGTGATTTCGAAGCGGCCCTGGGTGATTCCGACAATCTGGAGATTTGGAACCTGGAGAAATTGAATATCCTGGCGCAGAAGAATCGCCGGGAAAGATTCCGTCTTGTGGATCAGGCGAGCCGGCTACTCGAAGATCAGATCAAGCAGTATATCCAGAAAGAGATCACGCAAATGATTTCGCCCCTTTTCGACTCGGCCCTTGATGAATCAATGGCGATGGCGCAAGAGGGGCTCAGTAATCTTTTCAAAAGCAAATTATCCCATTTATCATCCAACGATCAGGAATTGCTCGTTTACTGGAGCAAAAAAGTTCTCGCCCGCGCCTGTTATCTCCCGGCCAAACAGCTGGCGGCGCATATCGCCGACAATGACTTTGACCAGGATTTGAGGCTGTCCTTTATTCCCAAAAGCGCGCGGTAA
- a CDS encoding FeoA family protein — protein sequence MSLDQLKPGQAGRVLDIAGVGELRRRLLDLGLRRGEIVTMIKAAPLRDPLQVSLGYGHISIRRSEASLISVEVLLDGKGNDK from the coding sequence ATGAGTCTTGATCAATTAAAACCGGGACAGGCAGGGCGGGTGCTCGATATCGCCGGCGTCGGTGAACTCCGGCGACGGCTTCTCGATCTCGGCCTCAGGCGGGGCGAGATTGTCACCATGATAAAAGCCGCGCCGCTTCGCGATCCCCTGCAGGTTTCGCTCGGGTATGGTCATATCAGTATCCGCCGGAGCGAAGCATCATTGATCTCGGTCGAGGTATTATTGGATGGAAAAGGTAACGATAAATAG
- a CDS encoding Porphobilinogen deaminase (modular protein) yields MLFTIGSRGSELALYQANLIKSYLSNMGIDVDIKIIKTVGDKIDNLSFDKIEGKGFFTKELEEALLSREIDLAVHSLKDLSTTMPEGLKVGAYCNPEDPSELLLINPVKYEPSQRLFLKVGAVIGTSSVRRQAQIAHYRPDLKIEPLRGNVPTRVRKLREGKYDSILIARAGVDRLKLDTEGLVRIVLDRQDFIPAPGQGILTIEIRDNDPNVEEIVSRLNEAEAETTAILERGLLARFQGGCQLPLAVTSQRRNGGSYLKAFLGIKDGERWSEPAMFSGFGENIEELIEKAYRELNRISIESKHKKKVLITRSEEEGGVFFMAYRSVLTPVFYPIFEIAASYDKDKAREIVEGLSNFDWLIFTSKNSVRIFKDILEGSGTKLDSRLKIASVGQKTSDLIKSLGWRVEFIPQQEDSAGMLKELPRILGSGEVSILLPQGEEAPAHLEKGLQVEGYKVTRFNIYRTAPTSEAMLPRIEPDEIDFFIFTSPLSVEYFEKLGHVLPSRSWVATIGNPTAESLTAHYRQPDFIPPKADIGAIVQKIMEQI; encoded by the coding sequence ATGCTTTTTACAATCGGCTCTCGGGGCAGCGAACTGGCCCTCTACCAGGCCAATCTTATAAAGTCATATCTCTCCAATATGGGTATAGATGTCGATATAAAAATTATTAAAACGGTCGGTGATAAAATTGATAATCTGAGTTTCGATAAGATCGAGGGAAAAGGCTTTTTCACCAAGGAACTTGAAGAAGCGCTACTGAGCAGGGAAATAGATCTGGCGGTTCATTCTCTGAAGGATCTGTCGACGACTATGCCGGAGGGGCTGAAGGTCGGCGCCTACTGTAATCCCGAGGACCCATCGGAACTGCTATTGATTAATCCCGTAAAATATGAACCGTCGCAAAGGCTCTTTCTAAAAGTGGGAGCCGTGATCGGGACCAGTTCGGTTCGCAGGCAGGCCCAGATAGCCCATTATCGCCCGGATTTGAAAATCGAGCCGCTTCGAGGCAATGTCCCTACTCGAGTCAGAAAATTGCGGGAAGGGAAATATGACTCCATTTTGATAGCCAGAGCGGGTGTGGATAGATTGAAATTGGATACCGAAGGATTAGTCCGTATAGTGCTGGATCGTCAGGATTTCATCCCCGCCCCGGGGCAGGGAATTCTGACCATAGAGATTCGTGACAACGATCCCAATGTCGAAGAGATTGTCTCTCGTTTAAATGAGGCGGAGGCGGAAACCACAGCGATTTTGGAACGGGGGCTGTTAGCGAGATTTCAGGGGGGATGTCAGCTTCCCCTGGCAGTGACGTCACAGCGGCGCAACGGCGGTTCCTATTTGAAGGCCTTTCTCGGGATAAAAGACGGTGAGAGATGGTCGGAACCGGCGATGTTTTCCGGATTCGGGGAAAATATCGAGGAACTGATTGAAAAAGCATACCGGGAACTGAACCGCATATCCATAGAAAGCAAACATAAAAAAAAAGTTCTGATTACAAGATCTGAGGAAGAAGGGGGCGTCTTCTTCATGGCTTACCGGTCCGTTCTTACGCCGGTCTTTTATCCCATCTTTGAAATTGCCGCATCGTACGACAAAGATAAAGCCCGGGAAATAGTAGAAGGTCTTTCAAATTTCGATTGGCTGATTTTCACCAGTAAGAATAGCGTTCGGATATTTAAAGATATATTGGAGGGTTCGGGGACGAAACTGGACAGCCGGTTGAAGATCGCATCGGTCGGTCAGAAAACGAGTGATTTGATTAAATCTCTCGGTTGGAGAGTAGAGTTTATCCCCCAGCAGGAAGATTCGGCGGGAATGCTGAAGGAATTGCCCCGGATTCTGGGAAGTGGGGAGGTTTCGATTCTGTTGCCGCAGGGAGAAGAAGCGCCGGCTCATTTGGAGAAGGGGCTCCAGGTTGAGGGATACAAGGTAACCCGTTTTAATATATATCGGACCGCACCAACATCGGAGGCAATGTTGCCGCGTATCGAACCCGATGAAATTGATTTTTTTATCTTTACCAGCCCCCTTTCAGTAGAATATTTTGAGAAATTGGGACATGTTCTTCCGAGCAGGTCCTGGGTGGCAACGATAGGAAATCCCACGGCGGAGAGTCTGACGGCGCATTATCGCCAGCCGGATTTTATTCCGCCCAAAGCCGATATCGGGGCCATAGTACAGAAAATCATGGAGCAAATATAA
- a CDS encoding putative Iron (Metal) dependent repressor, DtxR family (Evidence 3 : Putative function from multiple computational evidences): MLEYSNIILTMKLTTKEEDYLETIYLLSRDSEKVALTDIARERGVTLPTVFSALSRLKKNGMVTQPHYGKIALSSAGEKLGSEIFDTHRVIRQFLDEVLQLPADVAEATACRMEHGITIEAVRRLEMLIKIMRNCDGKNAGCLMEYKEQLHR; this comes from the coding sequence ATGTTAGAATATTCTAATATTATTTTGACGATGAAACTGACAACCAAAGAAGAAGATTATTTGGAAACCATCTATCTCCTGAGCCGGGACTCGGAAAAAGTCGCACTGACCGATATCGCGCGCGAACGAGGCGTGACCTTGCCGACCGTTTTTTCGGCCCTCTCTCGTCTTAAAAAAAACGGCATGGTGACCCAGCCTCATTACGGAAAAATCGCCCTCAGTTCCGCAGGCGAAAAACTCGGATCTGAAATTTTCGACACTCATCGCGTTATCCGTCAGTTTCTCGATGAAGTTCTGCAGTTGCCGGCTGATGTCGCCGAAGCCACCGCTTGTCGGATGGAACATGGTATCACTATCGAAGCGGTCCGGCGCCTGGAGATGCTGATAAAAATAATGCGCAATTGCGACGGGAAAAATGCCGGGTGCCTGATGGAATACAAAGAGCAATTGCACCGGTGA
- a CDS encoding Response regulator with CheY-like receiver domain and winged-helix DNA-binding domain, whose product MSAKRILLVEDEKHVAEGININLEAEGFDVIWATDGNMALEYYKNGHYDLIILDIMLPGVDGLEICRRIRSQHLGTEPILFLTARDSLDDKKDGLAIGADDYITKPFDLEELILRIKAIFRRQAWLGAEGVAGDVYQFPGGKIDFRKFEVESPNGKFRLSNKECLLLKLFSEHPDEVLSRSTILDGVWGYNAYPSSRTVDNFILRYRKYFEPDPSKPIYFHTEFGTGYRFTPKGKAEND is encoded by the coding sequence ATGAGTGCCAAGCGGATATTACTGGTCGAAGACGAAAAGCATGTGGCCGAAGGGATCAACATTAACCTGGAGGCCGAAGGATTTGACGTGATCTGGGCAACCGACGGCAATATGGCGCTGGAATATTATAAAAACGGGCATTATGACCTGATTATTCTCGATATAATGCTTCCCGGGGTCGACGGTTTGGAAATTTGCCGCAGAATCCGCAGTCAGCATTTGGGCACGGAGCCGATTTTATTTCTCACGGCAAGGGACAGTCTCGATGACAAAAAGGATGGTCTGGCGATCGGGGCCGATGATTATATCACCAAGCCATTCGATCTGGAAGAATTGATCCTGCGTATTAAGGCGATTTTTCGCCGTCAAGCGTGGTTGGGAGCCGAAGGGGTCGCGGGCGATGTCTATCAATTCCCGGGCGGAAAAATCGATTTCCGGAAATTCGAAGTCGAGAGTCCGAACGGGAAATTCCGACTTTCCAATAAGGAGTGTCTGTTGTTAAAACTGTTCAGCGAGCACCCGGATGAGGTATTGAGCCGGAGTACGATACTCGATGGGGTCTGGGGGTATAATGCCTATCCGTCCAGCCGGACCGTCGATAATTTCATCCTTCGCTACCGTAAATATTTCGAACCGGATCCATCGAAGCCGATCTATTTTCATACCGAGTTCGGTACCGGCTACCGATTCACGCCAAAGGGGAAAGCCGAAAATGACTAA
- a CDS encoding putative Histidine kinase (Evidence 3 : Putative function from multiple computational evidences; Product type e : enzyme) yields MKKLTPTSPRNTFIIFILLAAVFCVQMLWWIFFQVRNAEYTRRNLAEAFENERTWTIQMLNSHYIELYKRAGERAEKYSEGKNVLPDAIDPAVSGFCPFDSSMDLTDSLYFSFAYGKDRLILFLNRDYPERILAINSRLEITLPNGGELPRPDWITENMVHVRQSGFDNILEERNRHIKMFLMEGSFFFILIAIGAYLIYLSLKRSREVREAQLLFVHSITHELKIPITSISLFLDTIKKRNYDSELVGRLAPKMKEDIIRLNQLIDNILQVRRLSDKEIEVRLETVDLSSELRRFAGTLKDRIEAAGGKLQLNIEGGIFIKAGLKELLKVWETLIDNSIKYTPAGSLLLNINLKSHREQAEMEFLDNGPGVPSGTEEKLFEPFFRGNIETQKTVPGSGLGLYIAREYVRHCKGHISIKNGPSGGCLVTLKFRKVK; encoded by the coding sequence ATGAAAAAACTGACTCCAACATCGCCGCGAAACACTTTCATCATATTTATTCTTCTGGCTGCGGTTTTTTGCGTACAAATGCTCTGGTGGATATTTTTTCAGGTTCGTAATGCCGAATATACGCGCAGGAATCTGGCAGAAGCGTTTGAAAATGAACGGACCTGGACGATTCAGATGCTCAATTCGCATTATATCGAGTTGTATAAAAGGGCCGGGGAACGGGCGGAGAAATACAGCGAGGGGAAAAATGTGTTGCCCGATGCCATTGATCCGGCGGTTTCAGGATTTTGCCCTTTTGACAGCAGTATGGATTTAACGGATTCGCTTTATTTTTCATTCGCCTACGGAAAAGACAGATTGATATTATTTCTAAATCGCGATTATCCAGAAAGAATATTGGCCATTAATTCGCGACTGGAAATAACCCTTCCGAACGGCGGGGAACTTCCCCGTCCGGATTGGATCACCGAAAATATGGTGCATGTCCGGCAATCGGGATTCGACAATATTCTTGAAGAGAGGAATCGTCATATAAAGATGTTTCTGATGGAGGGCTCGTTCTTCTTTATTTTAATTGCGATCGGGGCCTATTTAATCTATCTGTCGCTAAAAAGGAGCCGGGAGGTTCGCGAGGCGCAGTTGCTGTTCGTTCACAGTATCACACACGAATTGAAAATTCCGATTACGTCGATTAGCCTGTTTCTTGATACCATTAAGAAACGCAATTATGACAGCGAATTGGTCGGACGATTGGCGCCGAAAATGAAGGAAGATATAATTCGTCTCAATCAACTGATAGATAATATTCTTCAGGTGCGGCGGCTCTCGGACAAAGAGATTGAAGTGAGACTTGAGACGGTCGACCTTTCGAGTGAATTGCGGCGATTTGCCGGAACGCTGAAAGACCGGATTGAAGCAGCCGGAGGGAAACTGCAATTGAATATCGAAGGCGGAATTTTCATAAAGGCAGGTCTCAAGGAGCTGTTAAAGGTTTGGGAGACACTTATTGACAACTCTATAAAGTACACCCCGGCGGGCAGTCTGCTATTGAATATAAATTTGAAAAGTCACAGGGAGCAGGCCGAAATGGAGTTTCTCGACAACGGCCCGGGAGTGCCATCGGGGACGGAAGAAAAGTTATTCGAACCGTTCTTTCGCGGAAATATCGAAACGCAGAAAACGGTGCCGGGTTCGGGGCTGGGATTATATATCGCCCGGGAATATGTTCGTCATTGTAAAGGGCATATCTCGATCAAAAACGGACCGTCGGGCGGCTGTCTGGTGACGCTTAAGTTCAGGAAAGTGAAATGA
- the hemL gene encoding Glutamate-1-semialdehyde 2,1-aminomutase, which translates to MVKTERSRILFDKALRNMAGGVNSPVRAFKAVGGTPIYMDRGEGPYLYDVDGNRYIDFCCSWGPLILGHAHPAVMEAIEKTVHKGTSFGTVHENEILLSEKIKTLCPNIELMRFVSSGTEAVMSAIRLARAFTKRDKIIKFTGCYHGHSDYLLASAGSGLATLGIPASAGVPQDFAKHTIVVPLNDIDIVEQVFKEQGKDIAAVIIEPVPANDGLLLQSRSYLGFLREITREHGALLIFDEVISGFRVAPGGATEYYGLNPDLATYGKVVGGGLPVGAFGGRADIMEMLAPLGPVYQAGTLSGNPLALASGYATLDFLQKNDGWNALNRRTRDFVQNVRDAVRGVPVNIVTIGSIFWINLQASTATKAEEIDPGNAAKYKTLFSQALDAGIYLAPSAYEVGFISTEHRPNILDETAKALTGIIKGL; encoded by the coding sequence ATGGTTAAAACGGAGCGTTCCAGGATACTATTTGACAAGGCACTGAGAAATATGGCCGGCGGGGTGAATTCTCCGGTGCGGGCTTTCAAAGCGGTGGGGGGAACTCCGATATATATGGATCGCGGTGAGGGACCGTACCTGTATGATGTTGACGGCAATCGGTACATCGATTTTTGCTGCTCGTGGGGGCCGCTGATTCTGGGCCACGCTCATCCGGCGGTAATGGAAGCGATTGAGAAGACGGTACACAAGGGAACCAGTTTCGGAACGGTGCACGAAAATGAAATATTGCTCTCGGAAAAGATAAAAACGCTCTGTCCCAATATAGAATTGATGCGGTTTGTTTCCTCGGGGACGGAAGCGGTGATGTCGGCGATTCGCCTGGCACGGGCTTTCACAAAGAGAGATAAAATTATTAAATTCACCGGTTGCTATCACGGGCATTCCGATTACCTGCTGGCCTCGGCCGGCTCGGGGCTGGCGACTTTGGGTATTCCGGCATCAGCCGGGGTTCCTCAAGATTTCGCCAAACACACAATTGTCGTGCCGTTGAATGATATTGATATCGTAGAGCAGGTTTTTAAGGAGCAGGGAAAAGATATCGCGGCTGTTATAATCGAACCGGTGCCGGCCAATGACGGTTTGCTTCTGCAGTCGCGGAGCTATCTCGGTTTCTTGAGGGAAATCACGCGGGAGCACGGGGCTCTCCTGATATTCGATGAAGTAATCTCCGGATTTCGGGTGGCGCCGGGCGGGGCGACCGAATATTACGGGCTTAATCCGGATTTGGCGACCTACGGCAAAGTGGTCGGGGGAGGACTTCCGGTGGGGGCATTCGGAGGACGCGCCGACATCATGGAGATGCTGGCCCCGCTCGGCCCGGTCTACCAGGCGGGAACGCTTTCAGGCAATCCGCTGGCGCTGGCCAGCGGTTATGCAACCCTTGATTTTCTCCAGAAAAACGACGGCTGGAACGCGCTAAACCGCAGGACCCGGGATTTTGTCCAAAATGTCCGAGATGCCGTTCGCGGCGTGCCGGTTAATATCGTGACTATCGGCTCGATATTCTGGATAAATCTTCAAGCCAGCACCGCCACAAAGGCCGAGGAAATCGATCCCGGTAATGCGGCCAAGTACAAAACATTATTCAGCCAGGCGCTGGACGCAGGTATTTATCTCGCCCCCTCGGCCTATGAGGTCGGGTTTATCAGTACGGAGCACCGGCCGAACATTCTGGACGAGACAGCAAAGGCCCTGACAGGAATTATCAAGGGCCTTTAA